In Pomacea canaliculata isolate SZHN2017 linkage group LG12, ASM307304v1, whole genome shotgun sequence, a single genomic region encodes these proteins:
- the LOC112576619 gene encoding NADPH oxidoreductase A-like, with protein MWELICCTVFFASLVVYVIYVLRPTDTSQAASSTLDAFIRNDQVISELSKDKKKYQTRFSEDGRQILILYGTEYGFSEEIAYLLFDRLKCSSENSSEHWQPRVLNVKHHKHIHWELENVCFIVISTSGDGVPPADAREFMSFVMEEASDLSHLGYSVLALGDSSYPHFCRTGRMLDSRMKMVGGQVLITKMEVDGEDWSAVNNWIDAVVSWVLSSAASQLAGPPRRDYLDVSSIEKSDDDGFSRNRPFIATLKNKVLLTRVDNPLTDRETIKCEFDISGSNLRWTSGDALGIYPMNNPSTVTRILFLLHFTGDEMVQAPSHHFSQGTISLKEALLKCYDIKCVPDATYSSLRDLMAHPVHKNPNKMTDELEKEYLATRELIDVLEDLTSCSHSSPTIEQLSSSLHTLRPLQPRFYSIASSPLLDNSTVTVIAAVVRYTAGGRERGGVTTTFLQDHLAPGGQCPVFISHNPDFRLPVDRNVPVILIGAGTGLAPYRAFLQEQELANNFGKTFLYFGCRHNEWDYLCQQELEKWADKGILHLRVAFSRQQQFKVYVQDLLIEDSHQIWQLINEENATLYVCGDARNMARDVDAALTSIVEKCKKVYSQDAKEYMSNLQNAGRYLRDVWIT; from the exons ATGTGGGAATTAATTTGCTGCACAGTGTTTTTCGCTTCACTTGTGGTGTACGTGATTTATGTGCTGCGACCTACTGATACAAGTCAGGCAGCATCGTCAACTCTGGATGCTTTCATTCGAAATG atcaGGTGATATCAGAGTTATCCaaggataaaaagaaatatcaaacACGGTTTTCTGAAGATGGTAGGCAAATACTCATCTTGTATGGCACTGAGTATGGCTTCAGTGAAGAAATAGCATATCTTTTATTTGACAG GCTGAAGTGTTCATCAGAAAACAGCAGTGAGCATTGGCAGCCAAGAGTTTTGAATGTCAAGCATCACAAGCACATTCACTGGGAATTAGAGAATGTGTGTTTCATTGTCATATCAACAAGCGGAGATG GAGTCCCGCCAGCAGATGCCAGAGAATTCATGTCATTTGTGATGGAAGAAGCCTCAGATTTGAGTCATTTGGGTTATTCTGTACTGGCACTTGGTGATTCCAGTTACCCCCATTTCTGCAGGACAGGCAGAATGCTTGACAGCAG aatgaAGATGGTTGGTGGCCAAGTACTGATCACAAAAATGGAAGTAGATGGAGAAGACTGGAGTGCTGTTAACAACTGGATTGATGCTGTTGTAAGCTGGGTCCTGTCTTCAGCAGCAAGTCAATTAGCTGGTCCACCAAGACGAGATTATCTTGATGTATCCAGCATAGAAAAGTCAGATGATGATGGTTTCAGCAGAAATAGACCTTTCATTGCAACACTTAAA AATAAAGTATTACTAACTCGTGTTGATAATCCACTCACAGACAGGGAGACAATCAAGTGTGAATTTGACATTTCTGGTAGCAACTTAAGGTGGACTTCAG GTGACGCATTGGGTATCTACCCAATGAATAACCCCAGTACAGTAACAAGGATACTTTTCCTTTTGCATTTTACTGGAGATGAAATGGTGCAAGCACCTTCACACCATTTTAGTCAGg GAACCATATCACTTAAAGAGGCTCTGCTTAAATGCTATGACATAAAATGTGTTCCTGATGCAACATACTCATCATTGAGAGATCTTATGGCACATCCTGTtcataaaaatccaaataaaatgACTGATGAGTTG GAGAAGGAGTACCTGGCTACACGAGAACTGATTGATGTTCTGGAAGACTTGACATCTTGTTCTCACAGTTCCCCAACTATTGAGCAACTGTCATCTTCTCTCCACACTTTAAGACCCCTTCAGCCACGTTTCTACTCTATTGCCTCCTCTCCACTTTTG GACAACAGCACAGTGACAGTGATAGCTGCTGTTGTTCGTTACACCGCAGGTGGCAGAGAAAGAGGAGGTGTGACCACAACTTTTTTGCAAGATCACCTAGCACCAGGTGGACAGTGCCCAGTATTTATCAGTCATAACCCCGATTTCCGTTTACCTGTTGATCGGAATGTACCTGTAATTCTCATAGGTGCTGGAACTGGTCTTGCTCCATATAGAGCCTTTCTACAAGAACAGG aacTAGCAAACAACTTTGGCAAGACATTTCTGTACTTTGGATGTCGTCATAATGAATGGGATTACCTCTGTCAACAAGAACTTG aaaagtgGGCTGATAAAGGCATTCTTCACTTGCGAGTGGCATTTTCCCGTCAGCAGCAGTTCAAAGTCTATGTTCAGGATTTATTGATAGAGGATTCACATCAAATATGGCAGCTTATAAATGAG GAAAATGCCACCTTGTATGTTTGTGGTGACGCACGGAATATGGCAAGAGATGTTGATGCAGCTCTGACGTCTATTGTAGAGAAATGCAAAAAAGTGTATAGCCAAGATGCAAAAGAGTATATGTCAAATTTGCAAAATGCAGGACGATACCTGAGAGATGTATGGATAACTTAA